From Kineosporia succinea, the proteins below share one genomic window:
- the recF gene encoding DNA replication/repair protein RecF (All proteins in this family for which functions are known are DNA-binding proteins that assist the filamentation of RecA onto DNA for the initiation of recombination or recombinational repair.), giving the protein MHVTHVSLADFRSYETAELPLEPGVTALVGPNGQGKTNLVEAIGYVASHSSHRVSSDAPLVRAGAQRAVVRTAIQRDERKALVELEIVPGGSNRARINRSPVTRAREALGLLRTVLFAPEDLAIVKGDPDGRRRFMDDLLVLRAPRFAGVRSDYEKVLKQRNALLKTAARNRRFRNEKTDLHTLEVWNTHLATAGAELLFGRLYLVRALTPLVAAAYESVSQGQGNATLTYRSSLGEDIGGPPTDTPVQIEVPGRDVLRDRMLKAMEEQRTAEIERGTSLVGPHRDDLLLSLGGLPAKGYASHGESWSFALALRLSSYDLLRGDGDESAEPVLILDDVFAELDAGRRERLAEMVAGAEQVLVTAAVADDVPKALSGGRVDVVKGSVTRVQ; this is encoded by the coding sequence ATGCACGTCACCCACGTCTCGCTGGCCGACTTCCGTTCCTACGAGACCGCCGAGCTCCCGCTGGAGCCGGGCGTGACCGCGCTGGTCGGGCCGAACGGGCAGGGCAAGACCAATCTGGTCGAGGCGATCGGGTACGTGGCGTCGCACTCCAGCCACCGTGTCAGTTCGGACGCGCCGCTCGTGCGGGCGGGCGCGCAACGGGCGGTGGTGCGCACCGCGATCCAGCGCGACGAGCGAAAAGCACTGGTGGAGCTGGAGATCGTGCCCGGCGGCAGCAACCGCGCGCGCATCAACCGCTCACCCGTGACCCGGGCCCGGGAAGCGCTCGGCCTGCTGCGCACCGTGCTCTTCGCCCCCGAGGACCTGGCCATCGTGAAGGGCGACCCGGACGGCCGGCGCCGCTTCATGGACGACCTGCTGGTGCTGCGCGCACCGCGGTTCGCCGGGGTGCGCTCGGACTACGAGAAGGTGCTCAAGCAGCGCAACGCCCTGCTGAAGACCGCTGCCCGCAACCGGCGCTTCCGCAACGAGAAGACCGACCTGCACACGCTCGAGGTCTGGAACACCCACCTCGCCACGGCCGGCGCCGAGCTGCTCTTCGGCCGTCTCTACCTGGTACGGGCCCTGACTCCGCTGGTCGCAGCCGCCTATGAGTCGGTCAGCCAGGGCCAGGGCAACGCCACTCTCACCTACCGCAGCTCGCTGGGCGAGGACATCGGCGGCCCGCCCACCGACACCCCTGTGCAGATCGAGGTGCCCGGTCGGGACGTGCTGCGTGACCGGATGCTCAAGGCGATGGAGGAGCAGCGCACCGCCGAGATCGAGCGCGGCACCAGCCTGGTCGGCCCGCACCGCGACGACCTGCTGCTCAGCCTCGGGGGTCTGCCCGCCAAGGGGTACGCGAGCCACGGGGAGTCGTGGTCGTTCGCGCTCGCCCTGCGCCTGAGTTCCTACGACCTGCTGCGCGGTGACGGTGACGAGTCGGCCGAGCCGGTGCTGATTCTCGACGACGTGTTCGCCGAGCTCGACGCCGGCCGACGCGAGCGCCTGGCCGAGATGGTCGCGGGTGCCGAGCAGGTTCTGGTCACGGCGGCGGTGGCCGACGACGTCCCGAAGGCGCTGTCGGGTGGACGCGTGGACGTGGTGAAGGGGTCGGTGACACGTGTCCAGTAG
- the dnaN gene encoding DNA polymerase III subunit beta — MKFRVERDALADAVAWAARALPSRPPVPVLAGLLLEADAVGVLRLSSFDYEVSARVEVPADVLDAGTALVSGKLLADISRSLPSKPVDVTTDGSKVSVTCGSGRFTLLTMPVEEYPTLPVMPDASGTVAGDIFTQAVGQVSIAASRDETLPILTGIRCEIEGDQITLLATDRYRLAMRTLPWHPGDPSQSSVALVRARTLSDVAKALGSSADVTLALTTGGATEMIGFEAGGRRTTSLLVEGDYPKVRALFPDSVATYALVGTQALTDAVKRVALVAERNTPVRLTFTEGLLTLEAGQGEDAQASEAVESTLVGDDLSIAFNPQFLLDGLGALNSPLVRLSFTQPTKPAVLTPQTDPEGSDDTSYRYLLMPVRIAG; from the coding sequence GTGAAATTCCGGGTTGAGCGCGACGCGCTGGCGGACGCAGTTGCCTGGGCGGCCCGTGCGCTGCCCAGCCGGCCTCCGGTCCCGGTCCTCGCCGGTCTCCTGCTCGAGGCGGACGCGGTCGGCGTGCTGCGGCTCTCGAGCTTCGACTACGAGGTCTCGGCCCGCGTCGAGGTGCCCGCCGACGTGCTGGACGCCGGCACCGCGCTGGTCTCCGGCAAGCTGCTGGCCGACATCTCCCGGTCGCTGCCGTCGAAGCCGGTCGACGTCACCACCGACGGCTCCAAGGTCTCGGTCACGTGCGGCTCCGGCCGCTTCACTCTGCTGACCATGCCGGTCGAGGAGTACCCCACCCTTCCGGTCATGCCGGACGCATCAGGTACGGTCGCGGGCGACATCTTCACCCAGGCGGTGGGGCAGGTCAGCATCGCAGCCAGCCGGGACGAGACGCTCCCGATCCTCACCGGCATCCGGTGCGAGATCGAGGGTGACCAGATCACCCTGCTCGCCACGGACCGGTACCGGCTCGCGATGCGCACCCTGCCCTGGCATCCTGGCGACCCGTCTCAGAGCAGCGTCGCCCTGGTCCGGGCACGCACCCTTTCCGACGTCGCGAAGGCCCTCGGCAGCAGCGCTGACGTCACCCTGGCTCTCACGACCGGCGGAGCGACCGAGATGATCGGTTTCGAAGCCGGTGGCCGCCGCACCACCTCACTGCTGGTGGAAGGCGACTACCCGAAGGTTCGCGCGTTGTTCCCCGACTCGGTGGCGACATATGCGCTGGTGGGCACGCAGGCTCTGACGGATGCGGTGAAACGCGTCGCGTTGGTGGCGGAGCGGAACACTCCGGTCCGACTCACCTTCACGGAGGGCCTCCTCACGCTGGAAGCGGGGCAAGGAGAAGATGCTCAAGCATCGGAGGCAGTTGAGTCGACCCTTGTTGGTGACGATCTCTCCATCGCCTTCAACCCGCAGTTCCTGCTCGACGGCCTCGGGGCGCTGAACTCGCCCCTGGTCCGCCTGTCATTCACACAGCCCACCAAGCCCGCGGTGCTCACACCGCAGACCGACCCGGAAGGGTCGGACGACACCAGCTATCGGTACCTGTTGATGCCGGTGCGAATCGCGGGCTGA
- a CDS encoding DUF721 domain-containing protein, with translation MRAALGRARAAAQARGEKPGVPGRIGAAALARERRAGANTRSGAHPDARDPQGVNSVMARLIAERGWTETVAVGGVLGRWDQIVGADIAGHCQPISFVEGVLTVGADSSAWATQVRLLSANLLGLLAREVGEGTVTRIVVRGPSAPSWKHGPRVAPGSKGPGDTYG, from the coding sequence GTGCGCGCAGCGCTGGGCCGAGCTCGTGCGGCGGCGCAGGCCCGTGGGGAAAAACCCGGTGTCCCGGGCCGGATCGGGGCGGCCGCGCTCGCCCGTGAACGCCGGGCCGGAGCCAATACTCGCTCCGGTGCGCACCCGGACGCGCGTGATCCACAGGGGGTGAACTCGGTGATGGCGCGCCTGATCGCTGAGCGCGGCTGGACCGAGACGGTGGCCGTCGGTGGGGTGCTCGGCCGCTGGGACCAGATCGTCGGGGCGGACATCGCCGGCCACTGCCAGCCCATCAGTTTCGTCGAGGGCGTGCTCACGGTGGGCGCCGACTCCTCGGCCTGGGCCACCCAGGTGCGCCTGCTCTCTGCGAACCTCCTCGGCCTGCTCGCCCGCGAGGTGGGCGAGGGCACGGTCACCCGAATCGTGGTGCGTGGCCCCTCCGCCCCGTCGTGGAAGCACGGCCCGCGGGTCGCGCCCGGCTCGAAAGGCCCCGGCGACACCTACGGGTGA
- the gyrA gene encoding DNA gyrase subunit A yields MTEQPPTVPQLPEPGRVEPIDLQLEMQRSYLDYAMSVIVGRALPDVRDGLKPVHRRVLYAMYDGGFRPERSYNKCARVVGDVMGQYHPHGDSAIYDTLVRLAQPWSLRYPLVDGQGNFGSPGNDPAAAMRYTECRMAPLAMEMVRDIDKDTVDFSPNYDGKTQEPDILPARFPNLLVNGSAGIAVGMATNIPPHNLREVADGVQWLLANPDATDEELLGQLLLKIKGPDFPTHGLIMGTRGIEDAYRTGRGSITMRAIVTVEEIQNRTCLVITELPYMVNWDNLKVKIAELVDSGRIQGIADMRDDTSGKTGLRIVIVLKRDAVAKVVLNNLYKHTQLQDNFGANMLALVDGVPRTLSLDKFVRHWLDHQVEVIVRRTRYLLADAERQAHIYRGYVKALDALDEVIALIRASATVEDARGGLIALLDIDEVQADAILAMQLRRLAALERQKILEELAKLELQIAELEAILASPERQRQIISEELQEIVDKYGDVRRTQILPFEGDMNVEDLIPEEEVVVTITRGGYAKRTRSDQYRAQRRGGKGSKGATLRGDDVVEHFFVTSTHNWLLFFTNLGRVYRAKAYELPEGSRDAKGQHVANLLAFQPGEQIAQVMYLRTYEDADFLIVATRDGLVKKTRLAEYDSNRAGGVIAVNLREGDELVSTRLVGQSDDLLLVSRKGMSVRFTADDTALRPMGRATSGVTGMKFRDGDQLLSMDVVKDGADEFVFIVTENGYAKRTPVDQYRVQGRGGLGIKVAKLTEERGDLVGAMIVSETDEALIVMERGKVVRSSVSGVPAKGRDTMGVVFAKPDKNDRIIAVAKNTETAELEDDEEDGDTPVAVDDSVAVEQVESAETASDDDETVAAEGDGDVSEN; encoded by the coding sequence GTGACCGAGCAGCCGCCCACCGTCCCGCAACTGCCCGAACCCGGCCGGGTCGAGCCGATCGACCTGCAGCTGGAGATGCAGCGCTCGTACCTCGACTACGCCATGAGCGTCATCGTCGGGCGTGCCCTGCCCGACGTGCGTGACGGCCTGAAACCCGTTCACCGGCGCGTGCTCTACGCGATGTACGACGGTGGTTTCCGGCCTGAGCGGAGCTACAACAAGTGCGCCCGCGTCGTCGGTGACGTGATGGGCCAGTACCACCCGCACGGTGACTCGGCGATCTACGACACCCTGGTGCGCCTGGCCCAGCCGTGGTCGCTGCGCTATCCGCTGGTCGACGGCCAGGGCAACTTCGGTTCGCCGGGTAACGACCCCGCGGCCGCGATGCGTTACACCGAGTGCCGCATGGCCCCGCTGGCCATGGAGATGGTCCGGGACATCGACAAGGACACCGTCGATTTCTCCCCGAACTACGACGGCAAGACGCAGGAACCCGACATCCTGCCCGCGCGGTTCCCGAACCTGCTGGTCAACGGCTCCGCCGGGATCGCGGTCGGTATGGCCACCAACATCCCGCCGCACAACCTGCGCGAGGTGGCCGACGGTGTGCAGTGGCTGCTCGCGAACCCGGACGCCACCGACGAAGAGCTCCTGGGTCAGCTGCTGCTGAAGATCAAGGGCCCCGACTTCCCCACCCACGGCTTGATCATGGGCACGCGGGGCATCGAAGACGCCTACCGCACCGGCCGCGGCTCGATCACGATGCGCGCCATCGTGACGGTCGAGGAGATCCAGAACCGCACCTGCCTGGTCATCACCGAGCTGCCCTACATGGTCAACTGGGACAACCTCAAGGTGAAGATCGCGGAGCTGGTCGACAGCGGCCGCATCCAGGGCATCGCCGACATGCGCGACGACACGTCGGGCAAGACCGGCCTGCGCATCGTGATCGTGCTCAAGCGCGACGCGGTGGCCAAGGTCGTGCTGAACAACCTGTACAAGCACACGCAGCTGCAGGACAACTTCGGCGCGAACATGCTGGCCCTGGTCGACGGTGTGCCGCGCACGCTCAGCCTCGACAAGTTCGTGCGGCACTGGCTCGACCACCAGGTCGAGGTCATCGTGCGGCGCACCCGGTACCTGCTGGCCGACGCCGAGCGTCAGGCACACATCTACCGCGGTTACGTGAAGGCGCTCGACGCGCTCGACGAGGTCATCGCGCTGATCCGGGCGTCGGCGACGGTCGAGGACGCGCGGGGCGGCCTGATCGCGCTGCTCGACATCGACGAGGTCCAGGCCGACGCGATCCTGGCGATGCAGCTGCGCCGGCTCGCCGCCCTGGAACGTCAGAAGATCCTGGAAGAACTGGCCAAGCTCGAGCTGCAGATCGCCGAGCTCGAGGCCATCCTCGCCTCGCCGGAGCGTCAGCGTCAGATCATCTCCGAGGAGCTCCAGGAGATCGTCGACAAGTACGGCGACGTGCGGCGCACGCAGATCCTGCCCTTCGAGGGCGACATGAACGTCGAAGACCTCATCCCCGAGGAAGAGGTCGTCGTCACCATCACCCGTGGTGGTTACGCCAAGCGCACCCGTTCCGACCAGTACCGCGCGCAGCGTCGTGGCGGTAAGGGCTCGAAGGGCGCCACGCTGCGTGGTGACGACGTGGTGGAGCACTTCTTCGTCACGTCCACGCACAACTGGCTGCTGTTCTTCACCAACTTGGGACGCGTCTACCGGGCGAAGGCGTACGAGTTGCCGGAGGGGTCGCGAGACGCCAAGGGCCAGCACGTGGCCAACCTGCTGGCGTTCCAGCCCGGTGAGCAGATCGCCCAGGTCATGTACCTGCGCACCTACGAGGACGCGGACTTCCTGATCGTCGCCACGCGCGACGGCCTGGTGAAGAAGACGCGCCTGGCCGAGTACGACTCGAACCGGGCCGGCGGCGTGATCGCGGTCAACCTGCGCGAGGGCGACGAGCTGGTCTCCACCCGCCTGGTCGGCCAGAGCGACGACCTGCTGCTGGTGTCGCGCAAGGGCATGTCGGTGCGGTTCACGGCCGACGACACCGCCCTGCGGCCGATGGGCCGCGCCACCTCCGGCGTCACCGGTATGAAGTTCCGCGACGGCGACCAGTTGCTGTCGATGGACGTGGTGAAGGACGGGGCTGACGAGTTCGTCTTCATCGTCACCGAAAACGGTTACGCCAAGCGCACTCCGGTGGACCAGTACCGGGTGCAGGGCCGCGGCGGCCTGGGCATCAAGGTGGCCAAGCTGACCGAGGAGCGCGGTGACCTGGTCGGCGCGATGATCGTCAGCGAGACCGACGAGGCACTGATCGTGATGGAGCGCGGCAAGGTCGTGCGCTCCTCGGTCTCCGGTGTGCCGGCCAAGGGCCGCGACACGATGGGTGTGGTGTTCGCCAAGCCCGACAAGAACGACCGCATCATCGCGGTGGCCAAGAACACCGAGACCGCCGAGCTCGAAGACGACGAGGAAGACGGCGACACTCCGGTCGCCGTTGACGACTCCGTTGCCGTCGAGCAGGTGGAATCGGCCGAAACCGCCAGCGACGACGACGAAACCGTCGCTGCTGAGGGTGACGGCGACGTTTCGGAGAACTGA
- the gyrB gene encoding DNA topoisomerase (ATP-hydrolyzing) subunit B, whose protein sequence is MAEQTIPTVPETPVVDGDGVAYDASAITVLEGLEAVRKRPGMYIGSTGERGLHHLVYEVVDNAVDEAMAGYCDTIDVTILADGGVRVIDNGRGIPVDIVASEGKPAVEVVLTVLHAGGKFGGGGYSVSGGLHGVGVSVVNALSRNLDVEVHRDSAVYRQSYEIGVPKAPLAKGEDIPEEDTGTTVTFWPSAEIFETTDFDYETLRTRFQQMAFLNKGLQLKLTDERPEHVDEDGKQFSATYKYDDGLIDYVKHLNSSKKNENINPEVIYLEAEDTSKGMALELAMQWTTAYSESVHTYANAINTHEGGTHEEGFRAAMTNLINEYARAKGLIKEKDPNLAGEDIREGLTAVISVKLTEPQFEGQTKTKLGNTEAKTFVQRVVRNELTDWLDSHPNDARDVIRKSIQASAARLAARKAREATRRKGLLGGGGLPGKLSDCQSTNPEECEIFIVEGDSAGGSAKSGRDPRTQAILPIRGKILNVEKARIDKVLANQEVQALISAFGTGVSEDFDLSKLRYHKIVLMADADVDGQHIRTLLLTLLFRFMRPLVEHGHVYLAQPPLYKIKWSGKGADPGYAYSDRERDAVILAGQQAGKKLPKDDGVQRYKGLGEMNANELSETTMDINQRVLLQVTMEDAAAADEMFAILMGEDVESRRSFIQRNAKDVRFLDI, encoded by the coding sequence GTGGCCGAACAGACGATACCGACCGTTCCCGAGACCCCGGTTGTCGACGGCGACGGCGTCGCCTACGACGCCAGCGCCATCACGGTGCTGGAAGGTCTGGAGGCGGTGCGCAAGCGCCCCGGCATGTACATCGGCTCCACCGGTGAGCGCGGTCTGCATCACCTGGTCTACGAGGTCGTGGACAACGCGGTCGACGAGGCGATGGCGGGCTACTGCGACACCATCGACGTCACGATCCTGGCCGACGGTGGTGTCCGGGTCATCGACAACGGCCGCGGTATCCCGGTCGACATCGTCGCCTCCGAGGGCAAGCCGGCCGTCGAGGTCGTGCTCACCGTTCTGCACGCGGGCGGCAAGTTCGGCGGTGGCGGTTACTCCGTCTCCGGTGGTCTGCACGGTGTGGGTGTCTCCGTCGTCAACGCGCTCTCGCGCAACCTCGACGTCGAGGTGCACCGCGACAGTGCGGTCTACCGCCAGTCCTACGAGATCGGCGTGCCGAAGGCCCCGCTGGCCAAGGGCGAGGACATCCCCGAGGAAGACACCGGCACCACGGTCACGTTCTGGCCGAGCGCCGAGATCTTCGAGACGACCGACTTCGACTACGAGACGCTGCGCACCCGCTTCCAGCAGATGGCCTTCCTCAACAAGGGCCTGCAGCTGAAGCTGACCGACGAGCGTCCCGAGCACGTCGACGAGGACGGCAAGCAGTTCAGCGCCACGTACAAGTACGACGACGGCCTGATCGACTACGTCAAGCACCTGAACTCGTCGAAGAAGAACGAGAACATCAACCCCGAGGTGATCTACCTCGAAGCGGAGGACACCAGCAAGGGCATGGCGCTCGAGCTGGCCATGCAGTGGACGACCGCGTACTCGGAGAGCGTGCACACGTACGCCAACGCGATCAACACGCACGAGGGTGGTACCCACGAAGAGGGTTTCCGCGCCGCGATGACCAACCTCATCAACGAGTACGCGCGGGCCAAGGGCCTGATCAAGGAGAAGGACCCGAACCTCGCCGGTGAGGACATCCGCGAGGGGCTGACGGCCGTCATCTCGGTGAAGCTGACCGAGCCGCAGTTCGAGGGCCAGACCAAGACCAAGCTGGGCAACACCGAGGCGAAGACCTTCGTGCAGCGGGTGGTGCGCAACGAGCTGACCGACTGGCTCGACTCGCACCCCAACGACGCCCGTGACGTCATCCGGAAGTCCATCCAGGCGTCCGCGGCGCGGCTCGCCGCCCGTAAGGCCCGGGAGGCCACGCGTCGCAAGGGCCTGCTCGGCGGTGGCGGTCTGCCCGGCAAGCTGTCCGACTGCCAGAGCACCAACCCCGAAGAGTGCGAGATCTTCATCGTCGAGGGTGACTCCGCCGGTGGCTCGGCCAAGAGCGGTCGCGACCCGCGCACCCAGGCCATCCTGCCGATCCGCGGCAAGATCCTGAACGTCGAGAAGGCCCGCATCGACAAGGTTCTCGCCAACCAGGAGGTGCAGGCGCTGATCAGTGCGTTCGGCACCGGGGTGAGCGAGGACTTCGACCTGTCGAAGCTGCGCTATCACAAGATCGTGCTGATGGCCGACGCCGACGTCGACGGCCAGCACATCCGCACGCTGCTGCTCACGCTGCTGTTCCGCTTCATGCGCCCGCTGGTCGAGCACGGTCACGTGTACCTGGCCCAGCCCCCGCTGTACAAGATCAAGTGGTCGGGCAAGGGCGCCGATCCCGGTTACGCCTACTCCGACCGCGAGCGGGACGCGGTGATCCTGGCCGGCCAGCAGGCCGGCAAGAAGCTGCCGAAAGACGATGGCGTGCAGCGCTACAAGGGTCTGGGCGAGATGAACGCCAACGAGCTCTCCGAGACCACGATGGACATCAACCAGCGTGTCCTGCTGCAGGTCACGATGGAAGACGCGGCGGCCGCCGACGAGATGTTCGCGATCCTGATGGGTGAAGACGTCGAGTCCCGGCGCTCGTTCATCCAGCGGAACGCCAAAGACGTCCGTTTCCTCGACATCTGA
- the gnd gene encoding phosphogluconate dehydrogenase (NAD(+)-dependent, decarboxylating), translating into MHIGMIGLGRMGGNMYKRLSEAGIKVTGYDRDPAVSDVASVAELVEALPAPRIVWVMVPSGDITRGTVEELGNLLSEGDLVIEGGNSRFSDDFEHAKVLSAKGIEYVDCGVSGGVWGLKNGYGLMVGGDAKNVERALPVFDALRPEGPREEGFVHVGEIGAGHYAKMVHNGIEYGLMQAYAEGYELLAAKDIVKDVTGSFKAWTRGTVVRSWLLDLLVKGLEEDPGFSQITGYVNDSGEGRWTIEECIANAVPAPVMTAALYARFTSRQDDSPAMKAVAALRNQFGGHAVTSAGPTSGAGAVK; encoded by the coding sequence GTGCACATCGGAATGATCGGCCTCGGCCGCATGGGCGGCAACATGTACAAGCGCCTGTCCGAGGCCGGCATCAAGGTGACCGGTTACGACCGCGACCCTGCCGTCAGCGACGTCGCTTCGGTCGCCGAGCTCGTCGAGGCCCTGCCTGCGCCGCGCATCGTCTGGGTCATGGTGCCCTCGGGCGACATCACCCGTGGCACCGTCGAGGAGCTGGGCAACCTGCTCTCCGAGGGTGACCTGGTCATCGAGGGCGGCAACTCGCGCTTCAGCGACGACTTCGAGCACGCCAAGGTTCTGTCCGCCAAGGGCATCGAATACGTCGACTGTGGCGTCTCCGGTGGTGTCTGGGGCCTGAAGAACGGCTACGGCCTGATGGTCGGCGGTGACGCGAAGAACGTCGAGCGCGCCCTGCCGGTCTTCGACGCCCTGCGCCCGGAGGGCCCCCGCGAGGAGGGCTTCGTCCACGTCGGTGAGATCGGCGCCGGTCACTACGCCAAGATGGTGCACAACGGCATCGAGTACGGCCTGATGCAGGCCTACGCCGAGGGCTACGAGCTCCTCGCCGCCAAGGACATCGTCAAGGACGTCACGGGCAGCTTCAAGGCCTGGACCCGGGGCACCGTCGTCCGCTCCTGGCTGCTCGACCTCCTGGTCAAGGGCCTCGAGGAAGACCCGGGCTTCTCGCAGATCACCGGTTACGTCAACGACTCCGGTGAGGGTCGCTGGACGATCGAGGAGTGCATCGCCAACGCCGTGCCCGCCCCGGTCATGACGGCGGCGCTCTACGCCCGGTTCACCAGCCGCCAGGACGACTCGCCGGCCATGAAGGCCGTCGCCGCCCTGCGCAACCAGTTCGGTGGCCACGCGGTCACCTCCGCCGGCCCGACCTCGGGCGCCGGCGCGGTCAAGTAA
- a CDS encoding DUF3566 domain-containing protein yields the protein MTTDASPSVSGGGKPSSSGGPAKGRPAAGGGPARPANNGGASSGSSNAAPRAVSGTPSRPGQSGSAPARPQNNQPGSTPSRPGTSSAQGRPSAAPAPGAKRPAGGPSSGQPGSRPSTSGDATRPVAPPPGKSGSSSPAESAAARAVASGGAARSSAPARPASNNPGSASGQAGQPGLRPSAGASAPSAARPVGNTPRPSSSGQRPMTQPRPGGTENWNEGSSSDVAPAAADGEAPRVARLTVASIDVWSALKVSFLLSVAAAIALVIAVSVLWMVLSAMGVFDSLNELLNTLGLDQSSEKFDLYDYIGFGKVLSISIVLGAVNAFILTALSTVSVLLYNLSSGLVGGVRVTLSDD from the coding sequence ATGACGACCGATGCATCGCCAAGCGTCTCCGGCGGGGGCAAGCCCTCGTCCTCCGGAGGTCCGGCGAAGGGACGGCCCGCCGCAGGTGGCGGTCCCGCGCGTCCGGCGAACAACGGTGGTGCCTCGTCCGGTTCGTCCAACGCTGCTCCCCGCGCGGTGAGCGGCACCCCCTCCCGCCCCGGCCAGTCCGGCTCGGCGCCGGCGCGGCCGCAGAACAACCAGCCCGGCAGCACGCCGTCGCGGCCGGGGACGAGCAGCGCGCAGGGTCGTCCCAGCGCCGCGCCCGCTCCCGGTGCGAAGCGTCCGGCCGGTGGGCCGTCGTCGGGGCAGCCGGGCAGCCGCCCGTCGACCTCGGGTGACGCGACCCGCCCGGTGGCCCCGCCGCCCGGCAAGTCGGGCAGCTCCTCCCCCGCCGAGTCGGCTGCCGCTCGTGCCGTGGCCAGCGGCGGCGCAGCCCGCTCGAGCGCCCCGGCCCGTCCGGCGTCGAACAACCCGGGTTCGGCCTCGGGGCAGGCCGGTCAGCCGGGCCTGCGCCCGTCGGCCGGTGCGTCCGCCCCGTCCGCCGCTCGCCCGGTGGGCAACACCCCGCGTCCCTCCTCCTCCGGCCAGCGTCCGATGACGCAGCCCCGCCCGGGCGGCACGGAGAACTGGAACGAGGGCAGCTCGTCCGACGTGGCCCCTGCCGCCGCCGACGGTGAGGCGCCCCGCGTCGCCCGTCTGACGGTCGCGAGCATCGACGTCTGGTCGGCGCTGAAGGTGTCGTTCCTGCTGTCCGTCGCCGCCGCGATCGCCCTGGTGATCGCCGTGTCGGTGCTGTGGATGGTGCTGAGCGCGATGGGCGTGTTCGACTCGCTCAACGAGCTGCTCAACACGCTGGGTCTCGACCAGTCCAGCGAGAAGTTCGACCTGTACGACTACATCGGCTTCGGCAAGGTGCTGTCGATCAGCATCGTGCTCGGCGCGGTGAACGCGTTCATCCTGACCGCGCTCTCCACCGTGTCGGTGCTGCTGTACAACCTCAGCTCCGGTCTTGTCGGTGGCGTGCGCGTCACGCTGTCCGACGACTGA